Proteins from one Deinococcus radiopugnans ATCC 19172 genomic window:
- a CDS encoding NAD(P)/FAD-dependent oxidoreductase codes for MSRHASAVRARLLILGGGYVGIDAYRAVMRQLGRQVRRGQVEITVVNSTPYHTFHGFTGEVLGGVLPLERTLTPLRDLLPQARVIEATVTRAELPMQRVHVQDQAGRTSTLCYDHLLIGTGSRDPFERVPGLREHGWRLKDSRDMQAFRAHLAQRLADGQPTTLAVIGGGFAGVEMAAALRERLTRAGVPGEVHLLCSGGVLDCLQGRFGGLAAHARQALQRAGVQLHLGRRVTEIRAGEVRLEDGASLRVNEILYAAGIALSVLPGTEELPRDDAGRLLTDDFLRVQGQTRLWTGGDAARVRHPARAGDCPVNALWAMKHGMWAGHNMARSVQARSLKRFSYRGLGQVAGLGRGDGVGELFGVPLTGAAAWWLRLLFFVWYMPSKRQGARAFAEMLRPPRRRGTPASALQPTGG; via the coding sequence ATGAGCCGCCACGCCTCGGCCGTGCGCGCCCGCCTGCTGATCCTGGGCGGCGGCTACGTGGGCATCGACGCCTACCGCGCCGTGATGCGCCAGTTGGGCCGTCAGGTGCGGCGCGGGCAGGTGGAGATCACGGTGGTGAACAGCACGCCGTACCACACCTTCCACGGCTTCACGGGCGAGGTGCTGGGCGGCGTGCTGCCGCTGGAACGCACGCTGACCCCCCTCCGGGACCTGCTGCCGCAGGCCCGCGTGATCGAGGCCACCGTGACCCGCGCCGAGCTGCCGATGCAGCGTGTCCATGTCCAGGATCAGGCCGGGCGGACCAGCACCCTGTGCTACGACCACCTGCTGATCGGCACCGGATCGCGCGATCCCTTTGAGCGTGTGCCAGGGCTGCGCGAACACGGCTGGCGGCTCAAGGACAGCCGCGACATGCAGGCGTTCCGCGCCCATCTGGCGCAGCGACTGGCGGACGGGCAGCCCACCACCCTGGCCGTGATCGGTGGCGGCTTCGCCGGCGTGGAGATGGCGGCGGCCCTGCGCGAGCGGCTAACCCGCGCCGGCGTACCGGGCGAGGTGCATCTGCTGTGCAGCGGCGGCGTGCTGGACTGCCTGCAAGGCCGGTTTGGTGGCCTGGCGGCCCATGCCCGGCAGGCGCTGCAACGCGCCGGGGTGCAGCTCCACCTGGGCCGGCGGGTCACCGAAATCAGGGCTGGAGAGGTGCGGCTGGAAGACGGCGCGTCGCTGCGGGTCAACGAGATCCTGTACGCCGCCGGCATCGCCCTGAGCGTGCTGCCCGGCACCGAGGAGTTGCCGCGCGACGACGCCGGCCGCCTGCTGACCGACGACTTCCTGCGCGTTCAGGGTCAGACCCGGCTGTGGACCGGCGGAGACGCGGCCCGCGTCAGGCATCCGGCCCGCGCCGGGGACTGCCCGGTTAATGCCCTGTGGGCCATGAAGCACGGTATGTGGGCCGGGCACAACATGGCCCGCAGCGTGCAGGCGCGGTCCCTGAAGCGCTTTTCGTACCGGGGGCTGGGTCAGGTGGCGGGCCTGGGACGAGGCGACGGCGTGGGCGAACTGTTCGGCGTCCCGCTGACCGGCGCGGCCGCGTGGTGGCTGCGGCTGCTGTTCTTCGTGTGGTACATGCCCTCGAAAAGGCAGGGGGCGCGGGCCTTCGCCGAGATGCTGCGGCCCCCGAGGAGACGGGGCACCCCCGCGTCAGCCCTGCAGCCCACCGGGGGCTGA